A single genomic interval of Solimonas sp. K1W22B-7 harbors:
- the cysM gene encoding cysteine synthase CysM — protein sequence MNFPSLADFIGNTPLAQLRRMPGTGNNTLLVKLEGNNPAGSVKDRPAYSMIRRAEERGEIRPGDTLIEATSGNTGIALAMAAAVKGYRMVLIMPEHLSVERRAVMKAFGAELVLVTQQQGMEGARDLALEMQAAGKGKVLDQFGNPDNPRAHYEGTAPEIWQATDGRITHFVSSMGTTGTIMGCSRFFKEKNPAIQVIGVQPDGESSIPGIRKWPEAYLPTIFDSRRVDRVIEVSAADAENTMREMGRIEGLFCGPSSGGALWAALQLCREVENAVIVSIVCDRGDRYISTGVFPS from the coding sequence ATGAACTTTCCCTCGCTCGCCGATTTTATCGGCAATACCCCGCTTGCCCAGCTCCGGCGCATGCCCGGTACCGGCAACAATACCTTGCTGGTGAAGCTGGAGGGCAACAACCCGGCCGGCTCGGTCAAGGACCGCCCGGCGTATTCCATGATCCGGCGCGCCGAGGAGCGCGGCGAGATCAGGCCCGGCGACACCCTGATCGAGGCCACCTCCGGCAATACCGGCATCGCCCTGGCGATGGCCGCCGCCGTGAAGGGCTACCGCATGGTGCTGATCATGCCGGAGCACCTGTCGGTGGAGCGCCGCGCGGTGATGAAGGCCTTCGGCGCCGAGCTGGTGCTGGTGACCCAGCAGCAGGGCATGGAAGGGGCCCGCGACCTGGCGCTGGAGATGCAGGCGGCCGGCAAGGGCAAGGTGCTGGACCAGTTCGGCAACCCGGACAATCCGCGCGCCCACTACGAGGGCACCGCCCCGGAAATCTGGCAGGCTACGGATGGGCGCATCACGCACTTCGTGTCGTCGATGGGCACCACCGGCACGATCATGGGCTGCTCGCGCTTCTTCAAGGAGAAGAACCCGGCGATCCAGGTGATCGGCGTGCAGCCGGATGGCGAAAGCTCCATCCCCGGCATCCGCAAGTGGCCCGAGGCCTACCTGCCGACGATCTTCGACAGCAGGCGCGTCGACCGCGTGATCGAGGTCAGCGCCGCCGATGCCGAGAACACCATGCGCGAGATGGGCCGCATCGAGGGCCTGTTCTGCGGCCCCAGCAGCGGCGGCGCCCTGTGGGCGGCGCTGCAGCTCTGCCGCGAGGTGGAGAACGCGGTGATCGTCAGCATCGTCTGCGACCGCGGCGACCGCTACATCTCCACCGGCGTCTTTCCGTCTTGA
- a CDS encoding 3'-5' exonuclease, with the protein MSIQTTLVFDIETVPDLEGGRRIHDLQGMNDGEVAAAMRSLRMAAKGNDFQPAHLQRIVAISVSLRQGDSFRCWSLGEESSDEAELVRRFFDGIEKYRPVIVSWNGGGFDLPVLHYRALINGVQAPRYWDTGHFDREAKWDNYLGRYQFRHTDLMDVLAMYTGRQNAPLHEIALLLGLPGKLGLDGSMVFDAFQAGKLAEIRAYCETDVLNTWLVYLRFQFMRGLLDTAGLAQEIERVKEFLRASTAPHWQEFLEAWNKG; encoded by the coding sequence ATGTCCATCCAGACAACCCTGGTCTTCGACATCGAGACCGTCCCCGATCTCGAGGGCGGCCGCCGCATCCATGACCTGCAGGGCATGAACGACGGCGAGGTCGCGGCTGCGATGCGCTCGCTGCGCATGGCCGCCAAGGGCAATGACTTCCAGCCCGCGCACCTGCAGCGCATCGTCGCGATCTCGGTGTCGCTGCGCCAGGGCGACAGTTTCCGCTGCTGGTCCCTCGGTGAGGAATCCAGCGACGAGGCCGAACTGGTGCGACGCTTCTTCGACGGCATCGAGAAGTATCGCCCGGTGATCGTGTCCTGGAACGGCGGCGGTTTCGACCTGCCGGTGCTGCATTACCGCGCCTTGATCAACGGCGTGCAGGCGCCGCGCTACTGGGACACCGGGCACTTCGACCGCGAGGCGAAGTGGGACAACTACCTGGGCCGCTACCAGTTCCGCCACACCGACCTGATGGACGTGCTGGCGATGTATACCGGCCGCCAGAACGCGCCGCTGCACGAGATCGCCCTGCTGCTGGGCCTGCCGGGCAAGCTGGGCCTGGACGGCTCGATGGTGTTCGACGCCTTCCAGGCCGGCAAGCTGGCCGAAATCCGTGCCTACTGCGAGACCGACGTGCTCAATACCTGGCTGGTCTACCTGCGCTTCCAGTTCATGCGCGGCCTGCTCGACACGGCAGGGCTGGCGCAGGAGATCGAGCGGGTGAAGGAATTCCTGCGCGCCAGCACGGCGCCGCACTGGCAAGAATTCCTCGAAGCCTGGAACAAGGGCTGA
- the rlmD gene encoding 23S rRNA (uracil(1939)-C(5))-methyltransferase RlmD — translation MAAHRKKPLPAGEFAAEIVDLDHNGRGFARVDGKATFIADALPGELVQFRYTATSRDADEGQVTRVDRASPDRVEPGCAHFGTCGGCAMQHLAADRQIEFKQKQLLDGLERIGKLTPETVVPPMLGPVWGYRRRARLGAKRLPTKGGVRVGFRERNSDFMSMLESCAVLDPRVGLKLRDIGRLFDTLTIAPSIPQIELACGEHVALVMRVLQPPTEQDREKIAAFGAAEGFEIYLQPGGLDSIVPLNEPARPLEYSPDGSDLRLRFEPSDFIQVNGGVSQKVVRQAIEWLDIKPGERVLELFCGLGNFSLPLARAGARVIAAEGEIGLVRRARENAERNGITDIRFEKADLFKTDANVDWLQQPFDKVLLDPPRAGAREILPAVAKRKPSHILYVSCHPGTLARDAGTLVHEYGYRLTRVGVMDMFPHTTHVESMALFER, via the coding sequence ATGGCCGCTCATCGCAAGAAACCACTGCCCGCCGGCGAGTTCGCCGCCGAGATCGTCGACCTGGACCACAACGGCCGCGGCTTCGCGCGCGTCGATGGCAAGGCCACCTTCATCGCCGACGCGCTGCCCGGCGAGCTGGTGCAGTTCCGCTACACCGCCACCTCGCGCGATGCCGACGAAGGCCAGGTGACGCGCGTCGACCGCGCCTCGCCGGACCGCGTCGAGCCGGGCTGCGCGCATTTCGGCACCTGCGGCGGCTGCGCCATGCAGCACCTCGCCGCGGACCGCCAGATCGAGTTCAAGCAGAAGCAGCTGCTCGACGGCCTGGAGCGCATCGGCAAGCTGACGCCGGAAACCGTGGTGCCGCCGATGCTCGGCCCGGTCTGGGGTTACCGCCGCCGTGCGCGCCTGGGCGCCAAGCGCCTGCCGACCAAGGGTGGCGTGCGCGTGGGCTTCCGCGAGCGCAACAGCGATTTCATGTCGATGCTGGAATCCTGCGCCGTGCTGGATCCGCGCGTGGGACTGAAACTGCGCGACATCGGTCGCCTGTTCGACACGCTGACGATCGCGCCGAGCATCCCGCAGATCGAGCTGGCCTGCGGCGAGCACGTGGCGCTGGTGATGCGTGTGCTGCAGCCGCCGACCGAGCAGGACCGCGAGAAGATCGCCGCCTTCGGCGCTGCCGAGGGCTTCGAGATCTACCTGCAGCCCGGCGGCCTGGACAGCATCGTGCCGCTGAACGAGCCGGCCCGGCCGCTGGAATACTCGCCGGACGGCTCCGACCTGCGCCTGCGCTTCGAGCCCTCCGATTTCATCCAGGTCAACGGCGGTGTCAGCCAGAAGGTGGTACGCCAGGCCATCGAATGGCTGGACATCAAGCCCGGCGAGCGCGTGCTGGAGCTGTTCTGCGGCCTGGGCAATTTCTCCTTGCCGCTGGCCCGCGCCGGTGCCCGGGTGATCGCGGCCGAGGGCGAGATCGGCCTGGTGCGGCGTGCCCGCGAGAACGCCGAGCGCAACGGTATCACCGACATCCGTTTCGAGAAGGCCGACCTCTTCAAGACCGATGCCAACGTCGACTGGCTGCAGCAGCCTTTCGACAAGGTGCTGCTGGATCCGCCGCGCGCCGGTGCCCGCGAAATCCTGCCGGCGGTGGCGAAGCGCAAACCCTCGCACATCCTCTATGTCTCCTGCCACCCGGGCACGCTGGCGCGCGACGCCGGCACCCTGGTCCACGAATACGGCTATCGCCTGACGCGGGTCGGCGTGATGGACATGTTCCCGCATACCACCCATGTCGAAAGCATGGCCTTGTTCGAGCGCTGA
- a CDS encoding CYTH domain-containing protein, with protein MPIEIERKFLVVSDAWRGQVSRSLPMRQGYLAGEGGKTSVRVRLEGENAKLNIKAAVVGAARAEYEYDIPPAHAREMLDTLCVGRLEKTRHYIEIDGLTWEVDEFINDNAGLVVAEIELDSADQPFGKPAWLGRELTEDRRYYNHHLALHPWQTWPDEDRH; from the coding sequence ATGCCGATCGAAATCGAACGCAAGTTCCTGGTGGTGAGCGATGCCTGGCGCGGCCAGGTGAGCCGTTCGCTGCCGATGCGCCAGGGCTACCTGGCGGGCGAGGGCGGCAAGACCTCGGTGCGCGTGCGCCTGGAAGGCGAGAACGCGAAGCTCAACATCAAGGCCGCCGTGGTCGGTGCCGCGCGCGCCGAATACGAGTACGACATTCCGCCGGCCCATGCCCGCGAGATGCTCGACACGCTCTGCGTCGGCCGGCTGGAAAAGACCCGGCACTACATCGAGATCGACGGCCTGACCTGGGAAGTCGACGAGTTCATCAACGACAACGCCGGCCTGGTGGTGGCGGAGATCGAACTGGACAGCGCCGACCAGCCCTTCGGCAAGCCCGCCTGGCTGGGCCGCGAGCTGACCGAGGACCGGCGCTACTACAATCACCATCTCGCCCTGCACCCCTGGCAGACCTGGCCCGATGAAGATCGACATTGA
- a CDS encoding L,D-transpeptidase codes for MKIDIDLTRQRLRLLDGGQVLREYPVSTGANGPGEIQGSGCTPRGRHRVRAKIGAGKPANAVFVARRHTGELWTPEAHQRQPRRDWMLTRILWLSGTERGRNRLGCVDTFRRYIYLHGTPPLTELGRPGSHGCVRMRNEDVIELFDLVPAGTDVEIHE; via the coding sequence ATGAAGATCGACATTGACCTGACGCGCCAGCGCCTGCGGCTGCTCGACGGCGGGCAGGTCCTGCGCGAGTACCCGGTCTCCACCGGCGCCAACGGCCCCGGCGAGATCCAGGGCAGCGGCTGCACGCCGCGCGGCCGCCACCGCGTGCGCGCCAAGATCGGCGCGGGCAAGCCGGCCAACGCGGTGTTCGTGGCGCGCCGCCATACCGGCGAGCTCTGGACGCCCGAGGCGCACCAGCGCCAGCCGCGGCGCGACTGGATGCTGACCCGCATCCTGTGGCTGTCGGGCACCGAGCGCGGCCGCAACCGCCTGGGCTGCGTCGATACCTTCCGCCGCTACATATACCTGCATGGCACGCCGCCCCTCACCGAACTGGGCAGGCCCGGTTCGCATGGCTGCGTGCGCATGCGCAATGAAGATGTCATTGAATTGTTCGATCTTGTTCCCGCAGGTACAGACGTTGAAATCCACGAGTAA
- the nagZ gene encoding beta-N-acetylhexosaminidase yields MKSTSKKSALIGPLMLDVPGQELTAEDREVLSHPLVGGVILFTRNYRDPEQLKALCDDILAVKTPRLLLAVDHEGGRVQRFRVGFSRIPAMGAIGKLFTEDAERACTDAREQGLTIAREISSYGIDLCFAPVLDRDCGVSTIIGDRAFAQDTDTIVRLASAFRSGLKELGLSATGKHFPGHGAVAADSHLELPIDRRSEEEIRATDLVPFKRLIDEGVESLMMAHIRYPSVDQKPASLSAKWIKTILRDELGFEGALFCDDLSMNGAAVIGNMEERARLALDAGCDMLPVCNDRPTAVALLEALKDIKPSKAGSDRLKKLYRKVPA; encoded by the coding sequence TTGAAATCCACGAGTAAGAAATCCGCCCTCATCGGCCCGCTGATGCTCGACGTTCCCGGCCAGGAACTCACCGCCGAGGATCGCGAGGTGCTGTCGCACCCGCTGGTCGGCGGCGTGATCCTGTTCACGCGCAACTACCGCGACCCCGAGCAGCTCAAGGCACTCTGCGACGACATCCTCGCGGTGAAGACGCCGCGCCTGCTGCTGGCGGTGGACCACGAGGGCGGGCGTGTGCAGCGCTTCCGCGTCGGCTTCTCGCGCATCCCGGCCATGGGCGCCATCGGCAAGCTGTTCACCGAGGATGCCGAGCGCGCCTGCACGGATGCACGCGAGCAGGGCCTGACCATTGCCCGCGAGATATCGTCCTACGGCATCGACCTGTGCTTCGCGCCGGTGCTGGACCGCGACTGCGGCGTCAGCACGATCATCGGCGACCGCGCCTTCGCACAGGACACCGACACCATCGTGCGGCTCGCCAGCGCCTTCCGCAGCGGCCTCAAGGAACTGGGCCTGTCCGCCACCGGCAAGCACTTCCCGGGGCATGGCGCGGTGGCGGCCGACTCGCACCTGGAGCTGCCGATCGACCGCCGCAGCGAGGAAGAAATCCGCGCCACCGACCTGGTGCCGTTCAAGCGCCTGATCGACGAGGGCGTGGAGTCGCTGATGATGGCGCACATCCGCTATCCGTCGGTGGACCAGAAGCCGGCCTCGCTGTCGGCCAAGTGGATCAAGACCATCCTGCGTGACGAACTCGGCTTCGAGGGCGCGCTGTTCTGCGACGACCTGTCGATGAACGGCGCCGCCGTGATCGGCAACATGGAGGAGCGCGCACGCCTGGCGCTGGATGCCGGCTGCGACATGCTGCCGGTGTGCAACGACCGCCCCACGGCCGTGGCCCTGCTGGAAGCGCTGAAGGACATCAAGCCCTCCAAGGCCGGCAGCGACCGCCTGAAGAAGCTTTACCGCAAGGTCCCGGCATGA
- a CDS encoding hypoxanthine-guanine phosphoribosyltransferase — MNAAADHANQVLAEADCLHDASTVRRAYDRLAERIREEYIGRNPLILCVMVGGLHATSEITQRLDFAFEIDYLHATRYRGATAGGGLLWKRQPDRELKGRDVLVIDDILDEGHTLVAIRKALSEFQPASLKVAVLAEKIHDRRAPEAYAEFIGLQLVDRYVFGCGMDYKEYWRQLPAIYAVKGM; from the coding sequence ATGAACGCCGCCGCCGATCACGCCAACCAGGTGCTGGCGGAAGCCGACTGCCTGCACGACGCGAGTACCGTGCGGCGGGCCTACGACCGCCTGGCCGAGCGCATCCGCGAGGAGTACATCGGCCGCAACCCGCTGATCCTCTGCGTGATGGTCGGCGGCCTGCACGCCACCTCCGAAATCACCCAGCGCCTCGATTTCGCCTTCGAGATCGATTACCTGCACGCCACCCGCTATCGCGGCGCCACCGCCGGCGGCGGCCTGCTGTGGAAGCGCCAGCCCGATCGCGAGCTGAAGGGCAGGGACGTGCTGGTGATCGACGACATCCTCGACGAGGGCCATACCCTGGTGGCGATCCGCAAGGCGCTGTCGGAATTCCAGCCGGCCAGTCTCAAGGTGGCGGTGCTGGCGGAGAAGATCCACGACCGCCGCGCACCCGAGGCCTACGCCGAGTTCATCGGCCTGCAGCTGGTGGACCGCTACGTCTTCGGCTGCGGCATGGACTACAAGGAATACTGGCGGCAGTTGCCGGCCATTTATGCAGTTAAAGGCATGTAA
- a CDS encoding S-methyl-5'-thioinosine phosphorylase — protein sequence MTKIAVIGGTGMNQWPGLEIGRRIELSTPYGAPSAPLLEGRVYGTQAIFLARHGEGHKLPPHAINYRANIWALREAGVQSVLAIAAVGAIAPWFEPGAVAVPQDIVDYTWGREHTYFDGREGSGLEHVEFTQPYSERLRQALSEAAGRAGVTVGAGIHGVTQGPRLESVAEIRRMQRDGCDMVGMTGMPEAALARELKLDYACLAVSVNWAAGVMGLGDIHAEIHQSIETGMSRVRAILGETLPQL from the coding sequence ATGACCAAGATCGCAGTCATCGGCGGCACCGGCATGAACCAGTGGCCGGGCCTGGAGATCGGGCGCCGCATCGAGCTCTCCACGCCTTACGGCGCGCCCAGCGCGCCGCTGCTGGAAGGCCGTGTCTACGGTACCCAGGCGATCTTCCTGGCGCGGCACGGCGAGGGCCACAAGCTGCCGCCGCACGCGATCAACTACCGCGCCAACATCTGGGCGCTGCGCGAGGCCGGGGTGCAGAGCGTCCTCGCCATTGCCGCGGTGGGCGCCATCGCGCCCTGGTTCGAGCCCGGAGCGGTGGCGGTGCCGCAGGATATCGTCGATTACACCTGGGGCCGCGAACATACCTATTTCGATGGCCGCGAGGGCTCCGGGCTGGAGCATGTCGAGTTCACCCAGCCCTATTCGGAGCGCCTGCGCCAGGCCCTGTCGGAGGCCGCCGGCCGTGCCGGCGTCACCGTGGGTGCCGGCATCCATGGCGTGACCCAGGGGCCGCGCCTGGAGTCGGTTGCCGAAATCCGCCGCATGCAGCGCGACGGCTGCGACATGGTCGGCATGACCGGCATGCCGGAGGCCGCACTGGCGCGCGAGCTGAAGCTGGACTACGCCTGCCTCGCCGTGTCGGTGAACTGGGCTGCGGGCGTGATGGGCCTGGGCGATATCCATGCCGAAATCCACCAGTCGATCGAGACCGGCATGAGCCGGGTGCGCGCGATCCTGGGCGAGACGCTGCCGCAGCTCTGA
- a CDS encoding bifunctional diguanylate cyclase/phosphodiesterase — MSADSRNPAASRTAGSADREPAWSRDAAGYSERLGTFFLSAFRLSALPMALLDTDRRILRVNDAMLALLGVPERLPQGRKLEELFDATDREPILAAAKLQLDSRVEVDVRLQLGSLTRPHRLFLSRPVPDAGCLVAELHERRGESALTAGGAGQAGYGAMGLSLMREGVIETDEHGLVVGMNDRAEELTGWSRARALGQSHERVLRLLSPAGAPPRNPLRLCLQGGAARISSEHQSLSRDGRHLNLRCSAGALLRPDGGISGAVVVFEDYTRMNLLSEELAYRSSHDPVTGLLNRDEFERRVNLALNRSRRHGVEHLLGYIDLDQFKVVNDVHGHFAGDEMLRQIAAVFRASLRPEDALARLGGDEFGVLLEDTGLGEGMPLLEGMLEAARGNRFVWEGQSFSTTASMGAVTINARTPDSSRVMSLADAACYAAKDSGRNRVRLAEDDDEAARRYNQMSMVSRINRALDENQFSLYYEDVVRADAPGEVVYRELLLRIRGPGGEMQPPAEFIAAAERYYMMSALDRWVVNTALDGIAGRKDGIIYAINISGLSLGDPRFLDFVVERLRESGVSPLQVCFEITETAAITHLSEARAFIERLSETGCRFALDDFGSGMASFSYLRNLPVHYIKIDGSFVRSMQANRLDRGMVEAINRIGHDMGLITIAEHVEDNSLVEALRGIGVDWVQGHAISVARPFDELLAS, encoded by the coding sequence ATGTCTGCCGATAGCCGCAACCCTGCTGCCTCCCGTACTGCCGGTTCCGCCGACCGCGAGCCGGCATGGTCACGCGACGCGGCCGGATACTCCGAGCGGCTCGGCACGTTCTTCCTGTCCGCCTTTCGCCTGTCGGCCCTGCCGATGGCGTTGCTGGATACCGATCGCCGCATCCTCCGCGTCAACGATGCCATGCTGGCCCTGCTGGGCGTGCCGGAACGCCTGCCGCAGGGGCGCAAGCTGGAAGAGCTGTTCGACGCCACCGACCGCGAGCCGATCCTGGCCGCCGCCAAGCTGCAGCTGGATTCGCGCGTCGAGGTGGACGTGCGCCTGCAGCTGGGCTCGCTGACGCGCCCGCATCGCCTGTTCCTGAGCCGTCCCGTCCCCGACGCCGGTTGCCTGGTTGCCGAGCTGCACGAGCGGCGCGGCGAGTCGGCGCTCACCGCCGGCGGCGCCGGCCAGGCCGGCTACGGCGCGATGGGCCTGTCGCTGATGCGCGAGGGCGTGATCGAGACCGACGAGCACGGCCTGGTGGTCGGCATGAACGACCGCGCCGAGGAACTCACCGGCTGGAGCCGTGCCCGCGCATTGGGCCAGTCGCATGAACGCGTATTGCGCCTGCTGTCGCCCGCCGGCGCTCCGCCGCGCAACCCGCTGCGCCTCTGTCTGCAGGGCGGCGCGGCGCGCATCTCCTCGGAACACCAGTCGCTGAGCCGCGATGGCCGTCACCTCAACCTGCGCTGCTCGGCCGGTGCGCTGCTGCGCCCCGACGGCGGCATCAGCGGCGCGGTGGTGGTGTTCGAGGACTACACGCGCATGAACCTGCTGTCGGAGGAGCTGGCCTACCGCAGCTCGCACGACCCGGTCACCGGCCTGCTCAACCGCGACGAGTTCGAGCGACGCGTCAACCTGGCGCTGAACCGCTCGCGCCGCCACGGCGTGGAGCACCTGCTGGGCTACATCGACCTGGACCAGTTCAAGGTGGTCAACGACGTCCACGGCCACTTCGCCGGCGACGAGATGCTGCGCCAGATTGCCGCGGTGTTCCGCGCCTCGCTGCGGCCGGAGGATGCGCTGGCGCGCCTGGGCGGGGACGAGTTCGGCGTGCTGCTGGAGGATACCGGCCTGGGTGAGGGCATGCCGCTGCTCGAAGGCATGCTCGAAGCCGCGCGCGGCAACCGCTTCGTCTGGGAAGGGCAGAGCTTCAGCACCACCGCCAGCATGGGCGCGGTGACGATCAATGCCCGCACGCCGGACAGCTCGCGCGTGATGTCGCTGGCCGACGCCGCCTGCTATGCCGCCAAGGACAGCGGCCGCAACCGCGTGCGCCTGGCCGAGGACGACGACGAGGCGGCGCGCCGCTACAACCAGATGAGCATGGTCAGCCGCATCAACCGCGCGCTGGACGAAAATCAGTTCAGCCTCTATTACGAGGATGTGGTGCGTGCCGACGCTCCGGGCGAAGTGGTCTATCGCGAACTGCTGCTGCGCATCCGCGGCCCCGGCGGCGAGATGCAGCCGCCGGCGGAGTTCATCGCCGCCGCCGAGCGCTACTACATGATGAGCGCGCTGGACCGCTGGGTGGTGAACACGGCCCTGGACGGCATCGCCGGGCGCAAGGACGGCATCATCTACGCCATCAACATCTCCGGCCTGTCGCTGGGCGATCCCCGCTTCCTCGATTTCGTCGTCGAGCGCCTCCGCGAGTCCGGCGTGTCGCCGCTGCAGGTCTGCTTCGAGATCACCGAGACCGCCGCGATCACGCATCTGAGCGAGGCGCGCGCCTTCATCGAACGCCTGTCGGAAACCGGCTGCCGCTTCGCGCTGGACGACTTCGGCTCCGGCATGGCCTCGTTCTCCTACCTGCGCAACCTGCCGGTGCACTACATCAAGATCGACGGCAGCTTCGTGCGCTCGATGCAGGCCAACCGCCTGGACCGCGGCATGGTCGAGGCGATCAACCGCATCGGCCACGACATGGGCCTCATCACCATCGCCGAGCATGTCGAGGACAACAGCCTGGTCGAGGCACTGCGCGGCATCGGCGTCGACTGGGTGCAGGGCCACGCGATCTCGGTGGCGCGGCCCTTCGACGAGTTGCTCGCCTCCTAG
- a CDS encoding PadR family transcriptional regulator: MSLKNAILVLLEGKPGTGYDLAQRFRGGIGQFWSASHQQIYQELKALGQEGLVEFELQEQASRPDRKHYRITPEGRASLKGWLEAAWKPERISSAILMRLYAANLADPAPLLAELERNLAQFRDKLDEYLQLEASHLDRSGNSSRRQALVYVALRFGIRNLQSWMTLLTEVRALLTEGKVPDQPALKP; encoded by the coding sequence ATGTCCCTCAAGAACGCCATCCTCGTCCTGCTCGAAGGCAAGCCCGGCACCGGCTACGACCTGGCACAGCGCTTCCGCGGCGGTATCGGCCAGTTCTGGAGCGCTTCCCACCAGCAGATCTACCAGGAGCTGAAGGCTCTGGGGCAGGAAGGACTGGTGGAGTTCGAACTGCAGGAGCAGGCCTCGCGGCCCGACCGCAAGCACTACCGCATCACGCCGGAGGGCCGTGCCTCGCTGAAAGGCTGGCTGGAGGCGGCCTGGAAGCCGGAAAGGATCAGCAGCGCGATCCTGATGCGCCTGTATGCAGCCAACCTGGCGGACCCGGCGCCCCTGCTGGCGGAACTGGAGCGCAACCTTGCGCAATTCCGCGACAAGCTGGACGAGTACCTGCAGCTCGAGGCTTCGCATCTCGACCGCAGCGGCAACTCCAGCCGCCGGCAGGCGCTGGTCTACGTCGCGCTGCGCTTCGGCATCCGCAACCTGCAGAGCTGGATGACGCTGCTGACCGAGGTGCGTGCCCTGCTGACCGAGGGCAAGGTACCGGACCAGCCGGCGCTCAAGCCCTAG
- a CDS encoding NAD(P)H-dependent flavin oxidoreductase → MALPAQLKNRLRLPVVGAPLFIVSNPDLVIAQCKAGIIGSFPALNARPAELLEVWLKRINEELDAWNQANPDTPAAPYAVNQIVHKSNARLQHDLEVCVKYKVPVVITSLGARPEVNEAVHSYGGIVLHDIINNHFAKKAIEKGADGLIAVAAGAGGHAGTLSPFALIQEIREWFDGPLLLSGSIANGNAILAAQAMGADLAYMGSALIATREANADERYKQMIVDCGADDIVYSNLFTGVHGNYLRPSIVNAGLNPDALEKGSASDMDFGAGEATKSKAWKDIWGCGQGIGAVKQIESVEMLVSRLKREYAGARERLAVA, encoded by the coding sequence GTGGCCCTGCCTGCACAACTCAAGAACCGCCTGCGCCTGCCCGTGGTCGGCGCGCCTCTGTTCATCGTGTCCAACCCGGACCTGGTGATCGCGCAGTGCAAGGCCGGCATCATCGGCTCTTTCCCGGCGCTGAACGCGCGCCCGGCGGAACTGCTGGAGGTCTGGCTCAAGCGCATCAACGAGGAACTGGACGCCTGGAACCAGGCCAACCCGGACACGCCGGCCGCGCCCTACGCCGTGAACCAGATCGTGCACAAGTCCAATGCGCGCCTGCAGCACGACCTTGAGGTCTGCGTGAAGTACAAGGTGCCGGTGGTGATCACCTCGCTGGGCGCGCGCCCCGAAGTCAACGAGGCGGTGCACTCCTACGGCGGCATCGTGCTGCACGACATCATCAACAACCATTTCGCGAAGAAGGCGATCGAGAAGGGCGCCGACGGCCTGATCGCGGTGGCTGCCGGCGCCGGCGGCCATGCCGGCACGCTGTCGCCCTTCGCCCTGATCCAGGAGATCCGCGAGTGGTTCGACGGGCCGCTGCTGCTGTCGGGCTCCATCGCCAACGGCAACGCCATCCTCGCCGCGCAGGCCATGGGCGCGGACCTGGCCTACATGGGTTCGGCGCTGATCGCCACGCGCGAAGCCAATGCCGATGAGCGCTACAAGCAGATGATCGTCGACTGCGGCGCCGACGACATCGTCTACTCCAATCTCTTCACCGGCGTGCACGGCAACTACCTGCGGCCCTCCATCGTCAACGCCGGGCTCAATCCGGATGCGCTGGAAAAGGGTAGTGCCAGCGACATGGATTTCGGCGCGGGTGAAGCGACCAAGTCGAAGGCCTGGAAGGACATCTGGGGCTGCGGCCAGGGGATCGGCGCGGTGAAGCAGATCGAGAGCGTGGAGATGCTGGTGTCGCGGTTGAAGCGGGAGTATGCGGGTGCGAGAGAGCGGCTGGCGGTCGCGTAG